The following are encoded together in the Anabrus simplex isolate iqAnaSimp1 chromosome 5, ASM4041472v1, whole genome shotgun sequence genome:
- the LOC136874142 gene encoding ejaculatory bulb-specific protein 3-like: MNRVLALCVLLATVAVVLAGDTYTTKYDNINVDEILGNERLRKTYSDCLMAEDDKSCPEEGKELRKDLPDALATGCSKCTDKQKEKAEKVIKWIIHNDAEGWKKLKAKWDPTGEYTKKYEEEARKHGITV; encoded by the exons ATGAACCGAGTACTGGCACTGTGCGTCCTCCTCGCCACCGTAGCTGTCGTCTTGGCTGGGGACACCTACACCACCAAGTATGATAACATCAACGTGGACGAGATCCTCGGCAATGAGCGGTTGAGGAAGACGTATTCCGATTGTCTGATGGCTGAAGATGACAAGAGCTGTCCGGAGGAAGGCAAGGAACTCAGAA AGGACCTCCCTGATGCTCTGGCTACTGGATGTAGTAAATGCACCGACAAACAGAAGGAGAAGGCAGAGAAGGTCATTAAATGGATTATTCATAACGACGCTGAGGGATGGAAAAAACTGAAGGCCAAGTGGGATCCCACCGGAGAGTACACCAAGAAGTACGAGGAAGAAGCCAGAAAGCATGGTATTACTGTGTAA